A single genomic interval of Streptococcus oralis subsp. dentisani harbors:
- a CDS encoding ATP-binding cassette domain-containing protein codes for MIILQANKIERSFAGEVLFDNINLQVDERDRIALVGRNGAGKSTLLKILVGEEEPTSGEINKKKDISLSYLAQDSRFKSENTIYDEMLHVFDDLCRTETQLRQMELEMGEKSGEDLDKLMADYDRLSENFRQAGGFTYEADIRAILNGFKFDESMWQMKIAELSGGQNTRLALAKMLLEKPNLLVLDEPTNHLDIETIAWLENYLVNYSGALIIVSHDRYFLDKVATVTLDLTKHSLDRYVGNYSRFVELKEQKLATEAKNYEKQQKEIAALEDFVNRNLVRASTTKRAQSRRKQLEKMERLDKPEAGKKSANMTFQSEKTSGNVVLTVENAAIGYDGEILSEPINLDLRKMNAVAIVGPNGIGKSTFIKSIVDQIPFIKGEKRFGANVEVGYYDQTQSKLTPSNTVLDELWNDFKLTPEVEIRNRLGAFLFSGDDVKKSVGMLSGGEKARLLLAKLSMENNNFLILDEPTNHLDIDSKEILENALIDFDGTLLFVSHDRYFINRVATHVLELSENGSTLYLGDYDYYVEKKAEVEASQNEQPSTSNKEKEASPANDYQAQKESQKEARKLMRQIESLEAEIEELESQSQAISEQMLETNDAEKLMELQTELDKISHRQEEAMLEWEELSEQV; via the coding sequence ATGATTATTTTACAAGCTAATAAAATTGAACGTTCTTTTGCAGGTGAAGTCCTTTTTGATAATATCAATCTGCAAGTAGATGAACGAGATCGGATTGCCCTCGTTGGGAGAAATGGAGCGGGTAAGTCTACTCTTTTGAAGATTTTGGTTGGAGAAGAGGAGCCAACTAGTGGGGAAATCAATAAGAAAAAAGATATCTCTCTGTCTTACCTAGCCCAAGATAGCCGTTTTAAGTCTGAAAATACCATCTATGATGAAATGCTTCACGTCTTTGATGACTTGTGTCGGACAGAGACACAACTGCGTCAGATGGAGTTGGAGATGGGTGAAAAGTCTGGTGAAGATTTGGATAAATTGATGGCAGATTATGATCGTTTATCAGAGAATTTTCGACAGGCTGGTGGCTTTACCTACGAAGCTGATATTCGAGCGATTTTGAATGGTTTCAAGTTTGATGAATCTATGTGGCAGATGAAAATTGCCGAGCTTTCAGGTGGTCAAAATACTCGTCTAGCACTGGCTAAAATGCTCCTTGAAAAACCAAATCTTTTGGTCTTGGATGAGCCAACCAACCACTTGGATATCGAAACCATTGCCTGGCTAGAGAATTACTTGGTGAACTATAGCGGTGCCCTCATTATTGTCAGCCACGACCGTTACTTTTTGGACAAGGTTGCGACGGTTACACTGGATTTGACCAAGCATTCCTTAGATCGTTATGTAGGCAATTACTCTCGCTTTGTTGAGTTAAAGGAGCAAAAGCTAGCTACTGAGGCAAAAAACTATGAAAAACAACAGAAGGAAATCGCGGCTCTAGAAGACTTTGTCAATCGCAATCTAGTCCGAGCTTCAACGACCAAACGTGCTCAATCTCGCCGTAAACAACTAGAAAAAATGGAGCGTTTGGACAAGCCTGAAGCTGGCAAGAAATCAGCCAATATGACCTTCCAGTCTGAAAAAACGTCGGGAAATGTCGTTTTGACTGTTGAAAATGCGGCTATTGGCTATGATGGGGAAATATTGTCGGAGCCAATCAATCTGGACCTTCGTAAAATGAATGCTGTTGCGATTGTCGGACCAAATGGTATTGGCAAATCAACCTTTATCAAGTCGATAGTGGACCAGATTCCCTTTATCAAGGGTGAAAAGCGATTTGGGGCCAATGTTGAGGTGGGTTACTATGACCAGACTCAAAGCAAGTTGACACCAAGTAATACTGTTCTGGATGAACTTTGGAATGATTTTAAACTGACACCAGAAGTTGAAATCCGTAATCGTCTTGGCGCCTTCCTTTTTTCAGGAGATGATGTCAAAAAATCAGTAGGCATGTTGTCTGGGGGCGAGAAAGCTCGTTTGCTTCTTGCCAAACTTTCAATGGAAAACAATAACTTCTTGATTTTGGACGAGCCGACTAACCACTTGGATATTGATAGTAAGGAAATATTGGAAAATGCCTTGATTGATTTTGATGGGACTTTGCTCTTCGTCAGCCACGACCGTTACTTTATCAATCGTGTGGCAACTCATGTTTTGGAATTGTCTGAGAACGGCTCAACCCTCTATCTAGGAGACTATGACTACTATGTTGAGAAGAAAGCAGAAGTAGAAGCGAGTCAGAATGAGCAACCTTCAACTAGCAACAAAGAAAAAGAAGCAAGTCCAGCTAATGACTACCAGGCTCAGAAAGAAAGTCAGAAAGAAGCCCGTAAGCTCATGCGCCAAA